A window of Synechococcus sp. MU1643 contains these coding sequences:
- a CDS encoding glycosyltransferase family 2 protein: MASEQVWVVAACFNEAEVISIFMERVTALPEVSHLVLIDDGSSDATVAVIRAWQKSHADQAVTLLELTRNFGKEAAMLAGLDYANGRCAAAVLIDSDLQHPPERIPAMVHAWRNGAEVVTAVRDARDAEGLMKVATASWFYRVFNRLVDSIQLQEGAGDFRLLSAPVVEAVTQLREATRFSKGLMPWTGYRSEEIAYSRVARLGGTTSWSSLKLWRYALDGIFSFTVKPLKVWGVIGVLISFLSFVYAALIVLRTLAFGVDLPGYASLIVAVLFLGGIQLIGIGVLGEYIGRIYIDVKRRPHYFVRAVHQGSELSR; encoded by the coding sequence ATGGCCAGCGAGCAGGTGTGGGTAGTAGCGGCCTGCTTCAACGAAGCTGAGGTGATCAGCATCTTTATGGAGCGGGTCACTGCCTTGCCGGAGGTGTCCCATCTGGTGCTCATCGATGACGGATCGTCCGATGCAACGGTGGCGGTGATCCGTGCCTGGCAGAAGAGCCATGCCGACCAAGCCGTCACCCTGTTGGAACTCACCCGCAACTTCGGTAAGGAGGCAGCGATGCTGGCGGGGTTGGACTACGCCAACGGCCGCTGTGCCGCTGCGGTGCTGATTGATTCTGATCTGCAACATCCACCGGAGCGGATTCCGGCGATGGTACATGCCTGGCGCAACGGCGCTGAGGTGGTCACCGCGGTGCGGGATGCCCGCGATGCCGAAGGGCTGATGAAGGTGGCCACGGCCTCCTGGTTCTATCGGGTGTTTAACCGCTTGGTGGATTCGATTCAGCTTCAAGAGGGGGCCGGCGATTTCCGCCTGTTGAGTGCTCCAGTGGTGGAGGCGGTGACCCAGTTGCGTGAGGCCACGCGCTTCTCCAAAGGCTTGATGCCTTGGACCGGCTATCGCAGTGAGGAGATCGCCTACAGCCGGGTTGCCCGCCTTGGTGGCACCACCTCCTGGAGCTCCCTCAAGCTCTGGCGCTATGCCCTGGACGGCATCTTTTCGTTCACGGTCAAGCCGTTGAAGGTTTGGGGCGTGATCGGTGTGCTGATTTCGTTCCTGAGCTTTGTCTATGCCGCCCTGATCGTGCTGCGCACCCTGGCCTTTGGTGTCGACCTGCCGGGTTACGCCTCACTGATCGTGGCTGTTCTGTTCCTTGGGGGAATTCAGTTGATCGGCATCGGCGTGCTGGGCGAATACATCGGCCGGATTTACATCGATGTAAAACGACGCCCGCACTACTTCGTCAGAGCCGTGCATCAAGGTTCAGAGCTGTCGCGCTGA
- a CDS encoding NADP-dependent isocitrate dehydrogenase, with protein sequence MAQFEKLTAPSQGTPIRFENGQPVVADNPIIPFIRGDGTGVDIWPATQKVLDAAVAKAYGGSKSIEWFKVYAGDEACDLYGTYQYLPEDTLEAIRVYGVAIKGPLTTPVGGGIRSLNVALRQIFDLYSCVRPCRYYEGTPSPHKRPQDLDVIVYRENTEDIYMGVEWEADDAVGQELRKHLNEVVIPANGKLGKRQIPEGSGIGIKPVSKAGSQRHIRKAIQHALRLQGDKRHVTLVHKGNIMKFTEGAFRDWGYELATTEFRDVCITERESWILGNLEKDPNLSVQANARMIEPGYDSLTPEKKAEIDAEVQAVIDAIGSSHGGGKWKEMVLVDDRIADSIFQQIQTRPQEYSILATLNLNGDYISDAAAAMVGGLGMAPGANIGENAAIFEATHGTAPKHAGLDRINPGSVILSGVMMLEFLGWQDAADLVTKGLSAAIADKQVTYDLARLMEPQVDPVSCSGFAEAVIARF encoded by the coding sequence ATGGCCCAGTTCGAGAAGCTCACCGCCCCCAGCCAGGGCACACCAATCCGCTTCGAGAACGGTCAGCCCGTGGTGGCCGACAACCCAATCATTCCCTTCATCCGCGGTGATGGCACCGGCGTGGACATCTGGCCCGCCACCCAGAAGGTGCTGGATGCGGCCGTGGCCAAAGCCTATGGCGGCAGCAAGAGCATCGAATGGTTCAAGGTTTACGCCGGCGATGAGGCCTGCGACCTCTATGGCACCTACCAGTACCTGCCGGAGGACACCCTCGAGGCGATCCGCGTCTACGGCGTGGCGATCAAGGGCCCCCTCACCACACCGGTGGGTGGAGGCATCCGTTCGCTGAACGTGGCCCTGCGCCAGATCTTTGATCTCTATTCCTGCGTGCGTCCCTGCCGGTATTACGAGGGCACCCCAAGTCCCCACAAGCGTCCTCAGGATCTGGACGTGATCGTCTACCGGGAAAACACCGAAGACATCTACATGGGGGTGGAATGGGAAGCCGATGACGCCGTCGGCCAAGAGCTGCGCAAGCACCTCAACGAGGTTGTGATCCCTGCTAACGGCAAGCTGGGCAAGCGCCAGATCCCTGAAGGATCCGGCATCGGAATCAAGCCTGTGAGCAAAGCCGGCAGCCAGCGCCACATCCGCAAGGCGATCCAGCACGCCCTACGTCTGCAGGGCGACAAGCGCCACGTGACGCTGGTGCACAAGGGCAACATCATGAAATTCACTGAAGGTGCCTTCCGCGACTGGGGCTACGAGTTGGCCACCACAGAGTTCCGCGACGTGTGCATCACCGAGCGGGAAAGCTGGATTCTCGGCAACCTCGAAAAGGATCCCAACCTGAGCGTGCAGGCCAACGCGCGGATGATTGAGCCTGGCTACGACAGCCTGACACCGGAGAAAAAGGCTGAAATTGATGCAGAGGTACAGGCGGTGATCGACGCCATCGGCAGCAGCCACGGTGGCGGCAAGTGGAAGGAGATGGTGCTCGTGGATGACCGCATCGCCGACAGCATTTTCCAGCAGATCCAGACCCGTCCCCAGGAGTATTCGATCCTTGCCACACTCAACCTCAACGGCGACTACATCTCCGATGCCGCCGCTGCAATGGTTGGTGGCCTGGGCATGGCCCCCGGCGCCAACATCGGTGAGAACGCCGCCATCTTCGAAGCCACCCACGGAACCGCACCTAAACACGCCGGCCTCGACCGGATCAACCCTGGTTCAGTGATCCTCAGCGGCGTGATGATGCTGGAATTCCTCGGCTGGCAGGACGCTGCTGATCTGGTGACCAAGGGCCTCAGTGCCGCCATCGCCGACAAGCAGGTCACCTACGACCTAGCGCGATTGATGGAACCCCAGGTAGATCCGGTGAGCTGCAGCGGTTTCGCCGAAGCGGTCATCGCCCGTTTCTAA